One genomic window of Verrucomicrobiia bacterium includes the following:
- the cysD gene encoding sulfate adenylyltransferase subunit CysD produces the protein MDHLDKLENQSIFIIREAFNKIERLAMLWSVGKDSQTIMWLARKAFFGHVPFPCVFMETTFDMPELVELRDRLTKEWKLNLVIARNDEALAQGMNHTRGRVNCCSALLKENLKKIVDREKYGGLIVGVRRDEDPTRAKERYFSPRDKNMEWNVEDQPPELWDQFNTDLAGGTHLRVHPLLHWTETNIWEYAERENIPNVALYFGKNGKRYRSLGCVPCTFMIESNADTYEKIREELRTTKRSERSVRAQDQESEDAFEKLRRDGYM, from the coding sequence ATGGACCATCTCGATAAACTAGAGAACCAGAGCATCTTCATCATTCGCGAGGCGTTCAACAAGATCGAACGACTCGCGATGCTGTGGAGCGTGGGCAAGGACTCACAGACCATCATGTGGCTGGCGCGCAAGGCATTTTTCGGGCATGTCCCGTTTCCATGCGTGTTCATGGAAACGACTTTCGACATGCCGGAGCTTGTCGAGTTGCGCGACCGATTGACGAAGGAGTGGAAACTGAACCTCGTCATCGCCCGCAATGACGAGGCGCTGGCGCAGGGGATGAACCACACACGCGGTCGCGTCAATTGCTGTTCGGCGTTGTTGAAAGAGAACCTCAAGAAGATCGTTGATCGTGAGAAGTATGGTGGACTCATTGTTGGTGTGCGCCGCGATGAAGATCCGACTCGCGCGAAGGAACGCTATTTCTCGCCGCGCGACAAGAACATGGAATGGAACGTCGAGGACCAGCCGCCCGAGCTGTGGGACCAGTTCAATACTGACCTGGCGGGCGGCACGCATCTGCGCGTCCATCCGCTCCTGCACTGGACGGAGACAAACATTTGGGAGTATGCCGAGCGCGAGAACATCCCGAACGTGGCTTTATACTTCGGCAAGAACGGGAAACGCTATCGCAGTCTCGGTTGCGTCCCCTGCACGTTCATGATCGAGTCGAACGCCGACACTTACGAAAAAATTCGCGAAGAATTACGGACGACCAAACGCAGCGAACGCAGCGTCCGCGCCCAGGACCAGGAAAGCGAAGACGCGTTCGAGAAGTTGCGGCGTGACGGGTACATGTAA
- a CDS encoding Rrf2 family transcriptional regulator, with the protein MKASVKSDYACRAVEALALHHPNARPLRIEEIAHREAIPANYLVQILIELKSKGLIQSRRGKAGGYALAKAPREITVGDVLRAVQGDVLEMPLLLESRCPEEIKRAWRRIKQAAEQAADDVNFEEICAEAKSRPEMYYI; encoded by the coding sequence ATGAAGGCGTCAGTAAAAAGTGATTACGCGTGTCGTGCGGTGGAGGCATTGGCTCTCCATCACCCGAACGCGCGTCCACTGCGGATTGAGGAAATTGCGCACCGAGAGGCGATTCCAGCGAACTATCTCGTGCAGATTCTGATCGAGTTGAAGAGCAAGGGACTCATCCAGAGCCGACGGGGAAAGGCTGGCGGATACGCTCTGGCCAAGGCACCCCGTGAGATCACAGTGGGCGACGTTTTGCGGGCGGTACAGGGTGACGTCTTGGAGATGCCGTTACTCTTGGAGTCGCGCTGTCCGGAAGAGATCAAGCGCGCCTGGCGGCGGATCAAGCAGGCTGCCGAACAGGCGGCGGACGATGTCAATTTTGAGGAGATTTGCGCGGAGGCCAAGAGCCGACCAGAGATGTATTACATCTAG
- a CDS encoding ubiquitin-like small modifier protein 1, translating to MPVNVRIPTPLRKLTKDKDIVQAAGSTIQDIIDSLEKEYPGLKERICDERGELRRFVNVYLNDEDIRFAQGKSTPVKDGDEISVIPAIAGG from the coding sequence ATGCCAGTAAATGTAAGGATTCCGACGCCGTTGCGGAAACTCACGAAGGACAAGGACATCGTACAAGCTGCCGGCTCGACGATCCAGGACATTATCGACAGCCTGGAGAAGGAGTATCCGGGCTTGAAGGAGCGGATTTGTGATGAGCGGGGCGAATTGCGCCGGTTCGTGAATGTGTATTTGAATGACGAGGACATTCGCTTTGCGCAGGGCAAAAGTACGCCGGTGAAAGACGGCGACGAAATTTCCGTGATTCCGGCAATCGCGGGCGGTTAA
- a CDS encoding NIL domain-containing protein, protein MAKTTKTANEIKRLWLTYPKKAIQRPVIYELGHKFKVVTNIRQASVTEEVGIVSLELVGARPEIKKAIKWLEGFGIKVEPVEINVIEG, encoded by the coding sequence ATGGCAAAGACAACGAAGACGGCGAACGAAATCAAACGCCTCTGGCTGACCTATCCGAAAAAGGCCATCCAACGGCCGGTAATTTACGAGTTGGGCCACAAATTCAAGGTCGTGACCAACATTCGTCAGGCCAGCGTGACGGAGGAAGTCGGCATCGTCTCGCTCGAATTGGTGGGCGCGCGCCCCGAGATCAAGAAAGCGATCAAATGGCTGGAAGGCTTTGGTATCAAGGTTGAGCCCGTCGAGATCAATGTGATTGAAGGGTAG
- a CDS encoding threonine synthase — MKAKHGFFTSLKCRECGRHYPKEALHVCEFCFGPLEVDYDYDLIKTVLTRDKIQSRPTNMWRYRELLPIEGEPTIGFQVGFTPLVKADRLAKRLGLREVWVKNDTVNYPTLSFKDRVVSVALSRARELGFEIVACASTGNLANSVAANAASGGLKSYVFIPADLETGKVLGSLVYGTNVIGIRGTYDAVNRLCSEIAGKYGWAFVNVNIRPYYAEGSKSLGYEIIEQLGWRLPDHVVVPMAGGSLITKIHKSFKEFVKLGLVDERECRIHGAQAEGCAPIVNAMKVGADIIKPVSKPQTIVKSLAIGNPADGFYSIQAMKQTGGWAENPDDTEVVAGIKLLAETEGIFAETAGGVTVAATQRLVKDGRIKPNESLVLCITGHGLKTQEAVANKCGEARVIGPHLREFSALLDKKN, encoded by the coding sequence ATGAAGGCAAAACATGGATTCTTCACCAGTCTAAAGTGTCGCGAGTGCGGGCGCCATTACCCGAAAGAGGCGTTGCATGTCTGCGAATTCTGCTTCGGTCCGCTCGAAGTTGATTACGACTACGACTTGATCAAAACCGTGCTGACACGGGACAAAATTCAGTCGCGCCCTACGAATATGTGGCGGTACCGGGAGTTGTTGCCGATCGAAGGTGAGCCGACCATCGGCTTTCAGGTCGGCTTCACCCCGCTCGTCAAGGCGGATCGCCTGGCGAAGCGGCTGGGCCTGCGCGAGGTCTGGGTGAAGAACGATACAGTCAACTACCCGACATTGTCCTTCAAGGACCGCGTGGTCAGCGTGGCCTTGTCACGCGCGCGGGAGTTGGGTTTTGAAATCGTTGCCTGCGCATCGACCGGCAATCTCGCGAATTCCGTTGCGGCCAATGCGGCGAGTGGCGGACTGAAGAGTTACGTCTTTATCCCGGCCGACCTGGAAACAGGGAAAGTACTCGGCTCGCTGGTGTACGGAACGAACGTCATCGGCATTCGAGGCACGTACGACGCGGTAAATCGCCTCTGCAGCGAAATCGCGGGCAAGTACGGCTGGGCCTTTGTGAATGTGAACATCCGGCCCTACTACGCGGAAGGCTCAAAATCGTTGGGCTACGAGATCATCGAGCAACTGGGCTGGAGATTGCCGGATCACGTGGTCGTCCCGATGGCGGGCGGTTCCCTCATCACGAAGATCCACAAGTCGTTCAAGGAATTCGTGAAACTCGGCCTGGTGGACGAGCGAGAATGCCGCATACACGGCGCCCAAGCCGAAGGTTGCGCGCCCATTGTGAACGCCATGAAGGTCGGCGCGGACATCATCAAGCCGGTGAGCAAGCCGCAGACGATCGTCAAGTCACTGGCTATCGGCAACCCGGCGGACGGGTTTTACTCGATACAGGCGATGAAGCAGACCGGCGGCTGGGCGGAGAATCCGGACGACACCGAAGTGGTCGCCGGAATCAAGCTGCTGGCGGAGACCGAAGGGATTTTCGCCGAGACGGCCGGTGGGGTGACGGTGGCGGCCACCCAGCGCCTTGTGAAAGATGGACGGATCAAGCCGAACGAGTCGCTTGTGTTGTGTATCACGGGTCATGGATTGAAGACGCAGGAAGCAGTGGCCAATAAATGCGGCGAGGCGCGGGTCATCGGGCCGCATCTGCGCGAGTTTTCGGCCCTGCTCGATAAGAAGAATTGA
- a CDS encoding HEPN domain-containing protein — protein MTPEAQDLINLRLTQANESLNEARLLIDQRMCRGTMDRVYFSMFYCACALLATKEFGPSRDGNVAAKFQREFVKTGLIPPEFGERFKHATQLHQDADFGANPPPSCDRLKELMADAESFLTTTKLFLGKQ, from the coding sequence GTGACGCCCGAGGCCCAAGATTTGATCAATTTGCGGCTCACACAAGCCAATGAGAGCCTGAACGAGGCGCGTTTGCTCATCGACCAAAGGATGTGCCGTGGCACGATGGACCGCGTGTATTTCTCGATGTTCTATTGCGCGTGCGCACTGCTGGCGACGAAGGAGTTTGGCCCGTCCCGGGACGGCAATGTCGCCGCGAAGTTTCAGCGTGAGTTCGTGAAGACGGGCCTGATCCCGCCGGAGTTCGGCGAGCGGTTCAAACACGCCACGCAGTTGCACCAGGACGCCGACTTTGGCGCCAATCCGCCGCCAAGTTGTGACCGGCTGAAAGAATTGATGGCGGATGCCGAGAGCTTTCTAACAACAACGAAGCTGTTTTTGGGGA
- the gyrB gene encoding DNA topoisomerase (ATP-hydrolyzing) subunit B produces MPSKLLEKKRIVEKSLSKEPDRPIEALGASDYTADKIQKLEGVEAVRKRPAMYIGDTGERGLHHLVYEVVDNSIDEALAGFCKHIEATIRVDNSITVVDDGRGIPVDMHKTEKKPAVEVVLTVLHAGGKFDKKSYTVSGGLHGVGVTCVNALSEWLEVEVKRDGKVHHMRFKRGKTASKLEVIGKAKGTGTKITFKADSEIFPVIDYKYDILANRLRELAFLNRGIEITLKDERNDKQDLFKFNGGIEEFIKHINRAKEPLHPKVIYVSKEKDGIAAEVAIQYNEGYNESVYAYANNINTIEGGTHLSGFRSALTKAVNQYAKSNSLLKEKDPSLSGEDLREGLTAVISVKVPNPQFEGQTKTKLGNGEVEGIVSSIVYEGLMTFLEQNPPIGRRIVDKSLTAARAREAARKAREAVRKGAFAGGGLPGKLADCSERNPEFCELYIVEGDSAGGSAKQGRNRQFQAILPIRGKLLNVEKARLDQILNNNEIRTMITAIGTGFGTGEGEGAFDLNRLRYHKIVIMTDADVDGSHIRTLLLTFFYRKMPELIKGGFIYIAQPPLYKIKRKKREEYIENDDQMSRILIELGSEDIRLNRLKDRKEFSGQPLISVLESLQELEKLVDTIERRGIKFEEYLAARDEKSGEVPSYAVRLKQNGVVSFEFARTDKEWAKLCDKYDISPDEEVVPEAKNGDNPKAIVAKPLPLPEANSIQSMIEALEKKGFNLDHYAAQEKPLFELMEGNVTVAEPVDGEALPDAALAKVGTAPAKASAKAEAKKPKAKVEERRSEIHSIPQILEQIKEIGKRGLTIQRYKGLGEMNPEQLWETTMDPERRKMLKVELMDVAATDTMFDILMGDEVAPRRQFIEDNALNVRNLDI; encoded by the coding sequence ATGCCCAGTAAGCTTCTGGAGAAAAAACGCATAGTGGAAAAGTCACTTTCAAAAGAACCAGACCGCCCGATAGAGGCCCTCGGCGCCAGTGATTATACTGCCGATAAGATACAAAAACTGGAAGGTGTGGAAGCCGTTCGCAAGCGCCCTGCGATGTATATCGGCGACACCGGCGAACGAGGCCTGCACCATCTGGTTTATGAGGTCGTCGATAACTCAATCGACGAGGCGCTCGCGGGTTTCTGCAAGCACATCGAGGCCACCATCCGCGTCGACAATTCAATCACCGTCGTTGACGATGGACGCGGCATTCCCGTGGACATGCACAAGACGGAGAAGAAGCCGGCTGTCGAGGTAGTGCTGACGGTCCTGCATGCCGGCGGCAAATTCGACAAGAAATCCTACACGGTTTCCGGTGGTTTGCACGGCGTTGGCGTGACCTGCGTCAACGCGCTCAGTGAATGGCTTGAAGTCGAGGTGAAACGCGATGGCAAGGTCCATCACATGCGCTTCAAGCGCGGCAAGACGGCATCCAAGCTCGAAGTGATCGGCAAGGCGAAGGGCACGGGCACAAAGATCACGTTCAAGGCCGACAGTGAAATCTTCCCGGTCATCGACTACAAGTACGACATCTTGGCAAACCGGTTGCGTGAACTGGCGTTCCTCAATCGCGGCATTGAAATCACGCTCAAGGACGAGCGTAATGACAAGCAGGATCTCTTCAAGTTCAATGGCGGCATTGAAGAGTTCATCAAGCACATCAACCGCGCCAAAGAACCTCTTCATCCGAAAGTCATCTACGTTTCGAAAGAGAAAGACGGCATCGCCGCCGAGGTCGCAATCCAATACAACGAAGGCTACAACGAGTCCGTCTACGCCTACGCGAACAACATCAACACCATCGAGGGCGGCACGCACCTGAGTGGTTTCCGATCGGCGCTGACCAAAGCCGTCAATCAATATGCCAAGTCCAACAGTCTATTGAAGGAAAAGGATCCGAGCCTCAGCGGTGAGGACTTGCGCGAAGGTCTGACGGCGGTCATCAGCGTGAAGGTCCCGAATCCCCAGTTCGAAGGCCAGACCAAGACCAAGCTCGGCAATGGCGAAGTCGAAGGCATCGTTTCGTCGATCGTTTACGAAGGCCTGATGACGTTCCTGGAGCAAAACCCGCCCATTGGCCGTCGCATCGTGGACAAGTCCCTTACCGCGGCCCGTGCTCGCGAAGCCGCCCGCAAAGCGCGCGAAGCCGTCCGTAAAGGCGCGTTTGCCGGTGGCGGACTGCCGGGCAAATTGGCGGATTGTTCCGAGCGCAACCCTGAATTCTGCGAGTTGTACATCGTTGAGGGCGATAGCGCTGGTGGCTCTGCCAAGCAGGGGCGCAACCGCCAGTTCCAGGCCATCCTGCCCATCCGCGGCAAGTTGCTTAACGTCGAGAAGGCGCGCCTGGATCAGATCCTCAACAACAATGAAATTCGCACGATGATCACCGCCATCGGCACGGGTTTCGGCACGGGCGAAGGCGAAGGTGCCTTCGACCTCAACCGACTGCGGTATCACAAGATTGTGATCATGACCGACGCCGACGTGGACGGCTCACACATTCGGACGTTGCTGCTGACGTTCTTCTATCGCAAGATGCCGGAACTCATCAAGGGCGGCTTCATCTACATCGCGCAGCCGCCGTTATACAAGATCAAGCGCAAGAAACGCGAAGAGTACATCGAGAATGACGATCAGATGAGCCGAATCCTGATCGAACTCGGCTCTGAGGACATTCGGCTGAATCGACTCAAAGACAGGAAGGAATTCTCGGGTCAGCCGTTGATCTCGGTCCTCGAATCATTACAGGAACTCGAGAAGCTCGTCGACACCATCGAGCGACGTGGCATCAAGTTTGAAGAATACCTTGCCGCGCGTGATGAAAAATCCGGCGAAGTCCCGTCCTACGCCGTTCGCCTCAAGCAGAATGGGGTCGTCAGCTTCGAGTTTGCCCGCACCGACAAGGAATGGGCCAAGCTCTGTGACAAATACGACATCAGCCCTGATGAAGAGGTTGTACCCGAGGCCAAGAACGGGGACAACCCGAAGGCGATCGTCGCAAAGCCCCTGCCGCTTCCCGAGGCCAATAGTATCCAGTCGATGATCGAAGCGCTCGAGAAGAAAGGTTTCAACCTCGATCACTACGCCGCGCAGGAAAAGCCGCTCTTTGAACTGATGGAAGGGAACGTCACCGTCGCTGAGCCTGTGGACGGCGAAGCTTTGCCAGACGCAGCTTTGGCCAAGGTGGGTACTGCTCCAGCGAAAGCGAGCGCCAAAGCCGAAGCGAAGAAGCCCAAGGCGAAAGTCGAGGAGCGCCGATCCGAGATTCATTCCATTCCGCAGATTCTGGAGCAGATCAAGGAAATCGGCAAACGCGGTCTCACGATCCAGCGTTACAAAGGCTTGGGTGAAATGAATCCCGAACAGCTTTGGGAAACGACGATGGATCCCGAGCGGCGCAAGATGCTCAAGGTGGAATTGATGGATGTGGCCGCCACCGACACCATGTTCGACATTCTCATGGGTGACGAGGTTGCGCCCCGTCGGCAATTCATCGAGGACAACGCTTTGAACGTCCGGAACCTCGATATCTAA
- a CDS encoding phosphoadenylyl-sulfate reductase yields the protein MKFTSEEIHRLAAEFEGRTPQDILQWAADNFGSRVAISSAFGPEGLVVIDIAMRKVTPHLPIFTIDTGFFFKETVELIRQVEQEYGVVIERLHPELTPEQQVEKYGPELYRRQPDQCCYMRKVLPLQKKLPQLDALVAGLRRSQGETRQGAKILQLQETAGGHRYLKINPLAAWSKEEVWWYIISHQLHYNPLHDQGYPSIGCSPDCCTRAVKDGEGERAGRWAGSDKKECGLHTFAANI from the coding sequence GTGAAGTTCACATCGGAAGAAATCCATCGTCTGGCGGCGGAGTTCGAGGGGCGAACGCCGCAGGACATATTGCAATGGGCCGCGGACAACTTCGGTTCGCGCGTTGCCATTTCTTCCGCGTTTGGCCCCGAAGGTCTGGTCGTGATCGACATCGCGATGCGCAAGGTCACCCCGCACCTTCCGATCTTTACCATCGACACGGGTTTCTTCTTCAAGGAAACCGTCGAACTGATCCGTCAGGTCGAGCAGGAATATGGGGTCGTGATTGAGCGACTGCACCCGGAATTGACGCCCGAGCAGCAAGTCGAGAAGTATGGGCCCGAACTGTACCGTCGCCAACCCGACCAGTGCTGCTATATGCGCAAGGTGCTTCCATTGCAGAAGAAGCTACCGCAACTCGACGCGCTCGTTGCTGGCCTGCGGCGGTCGCAGGGTGAGACCCGCCAGGGCGCAAAAATACTGCAGTTGCAGGAAACGGCCGGGGGTCACCGTTACCTTAAGATCAATCCGCTGGCCGCCTGGAGCAAGGAAGAAGTCTGGTGGTACATCATCAGCCACCAACTGCACTACAATCCGCTCCACGACCAGGGCTATCCGAGCATCGGTTGCTCGCCGGACTGCTGCACCCGCGCCGTGAAAGACGGAGAAGGCGAGCGCGCGGGCCGCTGGGCGGGTTCCGACAAGAAGGAGTGCGGACTCCACACGTTTGCCGCGAACATCTGA